One stretch of Phocoena phocoena chromosome 10, mPhoPho1.1, whole genome shotgun sequence DNA includes these proteins:
- the TRH gene encoding thyrotropin releasing hormone, which produces MSGPWFLLAIVLTLTLTGVPGGRAQPEVAQQEAAMAAEQLGLDDLLRQAEPLLLLREDLQRLREDQEDRESESQIFQPYWLSKRQHPGKREKESEEGVEEEEEGGAVGPHKRQHTGRQEEVAAWPEDISQQKRQHPGRRSSWLEYTFTKRQHPGRRLADPQAQSSWEEEEEEGELMPEKRQHPGKRALGSPCGSWGSCGQASLLLGLLDDLSRGQGDEEKRQHPGRRAA; this is translated from the exons ATGTCCGGCCCTTGGTTTCTGCTTGCCATTGTtttgaccctgaccctgaccggTGTCCCCGGCGGCCGCGCACAGCCGGAGGTGGCCCAGCAGGAGGCGGCTATGGCCGCCGAGCAACTGGGCCTGGACGACCTCCTGCGGCAGGCggagcccctcctcctcctccgggaAGACCTCCAGCGACTCCGAGAGGACCAGGAAGATAGGGAATCAG AGTCCCAGATCTTTCAACCGTATTGGCTCTCCAAGCGTCAGCATCCAGGCAAAAGGGAGAAGGAGTCAGAAGAGGgagtggaagaggaagaggaaggaggggccGTGGGACCCCACAAACGGCAGCACACTGGCCGGCAGGAGGAGGTGGCTGCATGGCCAGAGGATATAAGCCAGCAGAAGCGGCAGCACCCTGGCCGGCGCTCCTCCTGGCTTGAGTACACTTTCACCAAGAGGCAGCACCCAGGCAGACGGCTGGCGGATCCCCAGGCCCAAAGCagctgggaagaggaggaggaggagggagagctgaTGCCGGAGAAACGCCAGCATCCGGGAAAGAGGGCCCTGGGAAGCCCATGTGGGTCCTGGGGATCCTGTGGTCAAGCCAGCCTCCTGCTGGGCCTCCTGGATGACCTGAGCAGGGGCCAGGGGGATGAAGAGAAGCGGCAGCACCCTGGGCGGCGAGCGGCCTAG